The stretch of DNA ATTTTTTTATAAATCTATCATTTATTCTTTAAGCAAACATTTACTCTAAATCATTTGATCCTCAAGTTTTAGAACTTAATCATTCAAATGAAACTCATCATGCATAGTTAAGCATACCCTTCTACTTCCTCTTCTGCAGAATCCCTGTATCTGCTGCCCCAGTTTTTCATCGATTCGAGTATCGGTTTGAGGCTATATCCAAGGTCGGTAAGCTGGTAATCTACTCTAGGAGGGACTTCTGCATATACTGTGCGAATGATCAAGTGGTCTTCCTCCATCTCTCTTAAATTTGAAGTCAGGACTTTTTGAGTTATGTTGCCTAGTGATTTCCTCAATTCTCCAAAACGCTTAGCTCCATCCATTAAATCTCTTAAAATAAGGACTTTCCAGCGATTGCTTATCAGGGAAAGTGTAATCTCTACGGGGCATTGCGGCAGCTCTTTGGGCAGTTCTTTGCTCATGAATCTTCCTCCAATGGTATCTGATGAGGTAGTATGAGCATTATAACGTGTTTCATCCCTATATATACTTATAATTTCCAACAGTGTACGTTGTGTGTTTGGTCTGGAAATAAATACAAAGAACTTGCATTATCGCCCCTTCGTCAGATTTGATAAATTCTATCAGTAACTATCTTGCTTAGATTTTTGGGAAAGATCATTAACCAGTATTGTTTATGGAACAGTAATGTCGATGGTAGCGTTTATTCCTAAAAAATGTGCAGTATGCGGGAATGAAAATGAGGATGTTCAGGAAGTAATAGACGCTGTACCTTTTGGTCCTATGGATCTTGATACCAGACCTGCAGAGAATCTAAGATCTGCATTGCCTTACTTAATTCAGCAATGTTCTTTCTGTGGGTACTGCAACAGTGACATTTCCGAGGCAGTTATAGATGATAAGAGTCTTTTGGAAACAGAAGAATATAAAAGCATAATTAATGACAATGATTTGCCAGAAGCAGCAAGGAAATACCTG from Candidatus Methanomassiliicoccus intestinalis Issoire-Mx1 encodes:
- a CDS encoding winged helix-turn-helix transcriptional regulator yields the protein MSKELPKELPQCPVEITLSLISNRWKVLILRDLMDGAKRFGELRKSLGNITQKVLTSNLREMEEDHLIIRTVYAEVPPRVDYQLTDLGYSLKPILESMKNWGSRYRDSAEEEVEGYA